A window from Montipora capricornis isolate CH-2021 chromosome 7, ASM3666992v2, whole genome shotgun sequence encodes these proteins:
- the LOC138055432 gene encoding uncharacterized protein, whose protein sequence is MAVKHKYKSDMDKGFNVDDIKTLMKYNLIRPSEVLKGIRNNTIDFDDYDNELGKIIKKTASEKGRLSKSKKMKEQNVDQINVLTKEIKILQKYKNRINLIPEGLKTVGEGLYTQKKRNAYKVDKNGIYGGLIIDLPKLFGQLKMIAHKDGKKVYDFDTIDLFTKRYNSGKKYSPLSRDIFNDINTLSEIPIHRTSNKFKKLGSGVIYYNNPEDLLSRLELLGGSILAGNNALNKIGVVSNDQVNDLLREYVI, encoded by the coding sequence ATGGCTGTAAAACACAAATACAAATCAGATATGGACAAAGGGTTTAATGTTGATGATATCAAAACACTTATGAAATACAATTTAATTCGTCCATCCGAAGTTTTGAAGGGTATTAGAAACAACACAATAGATTTTGacgattatgataatgaattgGGTAAGATCATAAAAAAAACTGCATCTGAAAAGGGTCGATTGTCTAAAAGCAAAAAGATGAAAGAACAAAATGTGGATCAAATCAATGTTTTGacgaaagaaatcaaaattttgcaaaagtaTAAGAACAGAATTAATTTGATCCCAGAAGGCTTGAAGACTGTTGGCGAAGGATTATacacgcaaaagaaaagaaacgctTACAAGGTCGATAAAAATGGTATTTACGGTGGGTTGATAATCGATCTTCCAAAATTATTTGGTCAATTAAAAATGATTGCTCACAAGGACGGTAAAAAGGTGTATGATTTTGACACAATAGATTTATTTACAAAGAGATACAATAGTGGAAAGAAGTATTCACCGTTGTCTAGAGACATATTCAATGACATAAACACTTTATCTGAGATTCCAATCCATCGGACTAGcaataaattcaagaaattaggTTCTGGTgttatttattataataatccCGAAGATCTCTTGTCAAGATTGGAACTGCTTGGAGGATCTATTCTAGCTGGTAATAATGCATTAAATAAAATCGGTGTCGTAAGCAATGATCAAGTGAATGATTTATTGAGAGAATATGTAATCTAA